A genomic region of Armatimonadota bacterium contains the following coding sequences:
- a CDS encoding Rieske 2Fe-2S domain-containing protein has protein sequence MGACLAITGATFIFPVLSYLSPRKATKGNNVLLGIDGHPVPVADLSRAPFVVGVGVDSEATIVVRYGGELRAFSAVCTHLGCLVKWDPAAAEFICPCHGGKFNADGVNTFGPPPRPLKQFRPSTTPDGFIGLQEVA, from the coding sequence TTGGGCGCCTGCCTGGCCATCACCGGGGCGACGTTCATCTTCCCTGTCCTCTCCTACCTGAGCCCCCGCAAGGCGACGAAGGGAAATAACGTCCTTCTCGGCATCGACGGCCATCCTGTTCCGGTTGCCGATCTGTCGCGCGCGCCGTTTGTAGTTGGCGTGGGTGTAGACAGTGAGGCCACCATCGTGGTTCGCTACGGGGGCGAGTTGCGCGCGTTCTCAGCCGTATGCACCCACCTGGGCTGCCTCGTCAAATGGGACCCCGCGGCGGCGGAGTTCATCTGTCCCTGCCACGGAGGCAAGTTCAACGCCGATGGCGTGAACACCTTCGGGCCGCCGCCGAGGCCACTCAAGCAGTTCCGGCCGAGCACAACACCGGACGGCTTCATCGGGCTCCAGGAGGTGGCGTGA
- a CDS encoding YihY/virulence factor BrkB family protein codes for MQGHVGAAGTPVPRKEETIAGEGRGAVAYLKALGKRFMVDKCPVMAAAMSFFSLLSIVPMLLVAIGALAIFTGSTYEATRQIENLGVRMLPGKAAQDAFLQLTQQLDLHGFVHNLKHAGPRNLAIGVITLLWAALQIFVNASGSLNAAFEVEEKRSWFRLRLVAAWVMCGAVLFFLLSFASTAGPDVVRRILPRLGIPNPAPWPVNALFFFVALGLNVAMFAFIYRYLPNGRVSWRDALAGGGVMGVLWIAATKGMTLFLATPNRMFGALGGTVLIITWMYYSNMLLLLGAEVAALLAKSHRAGTESTM; via the coding sequence ATGCAGGGACACGTTGGGGCTGCCGGCACGCCGGTGCCGCGAAAAGAGGAAACCATCGCCGGGGAGGGGCGCGGGGCCGTGGCCTACCTGAAGGCGCTAGGCAAGCGGTTCATGGTAGACAAATGCCCTGTTATGGCCGCCGCCATGTCGTTCTTCAGTCTGCTGTCCATTGTCCCGATGCTGCTTGTAGCGATCGGAGCCCTCGCCATTTTCACAGGCAGCACATATGAGGCTACCCGGCAAATCGAAAACCTGGGGGTGAGGATGCTGCCCGGTAAGGCGGCGCAGGATGCTTTCCTTCAGCTCACACAACAGCTGGACCTGCACGGATTCGTACACAACCTGAAGCACGCCGGGCCGCGCAACCTGGCCATCGGAGTGATAACGCTGCTCTGGGCGGCCCTTCAGATCTTCGTGAACGCTTCAGGTTCCCTGAACGCCGCGTTCGAGGTGGAAGAGAAGCGCTCCTGGTTCCGGCTGCGTCTTGTCGCCGCCTGGGTGATGTGCGGCGCCGTCCTCTTCTTCCTGTTATCGTTCGCCTCAACCGCCGGGCCCGATGTTGTCCGACGTATCCTCCCGAGGTTGGGCATCCCCAACCCCGCACCCTGGCCGGTGAACGCACTGTTCTTCTTTGTGGCGCTTGGACTGAACGTCGCGATGTTCGCGTTCATCTACCGATATCTTCCGAATGGGCGGGTCTCCTGGCGCGACGCCCTCGCCGGCGGCGGTGTGATGGGGGTGCTCTGGATCGCGGCGACCAAGGGCATGACCCTCTTCCTCGCCACCCCTAACCGCATGTTCGGGGCCCTGGGTGGGACGGTGCTGATCATCACGTGGATGTACTACTCCAACATGCTGCTATTGCTGGGAGCGGAGGTCGCGGCGCTCCTCGCGAAGTCGCACCGCGCGGGCACGGAATCAACCATGTAG